CCATGGAACACAAATCAGGCCCAGGGAGAAGCCCATCTTGCAACCGCAAACCCTTTTTAACAAAAGGTGGTGGATCGGACCCATGATGCAAAACCGGTTGCTCCAGAAATGAAGCAGGCCGAAGCATACCAAGAATCAGGCCCATAAAACAAAACCACTCAACGCAAAAACAATGCAAATTAGCCGCCCTACACAAACCTTGGAGCAGATCAACAACACAAAATTCGATTACAAGCACAAATTAAAATACCCAAGTGTTGTACAGAAGTTTCATCAAATATgtaatgtactccctccgtcctgaaTACAAGACGTCCTAAAATTACATATTTCTAGAGTACCAAAAGACGCATGTACTTTTGAGTTAATGTAATAATCCATCAATCAGCCACCCTTATCTTGTTAATTATAGAAAGAATTAAATAGCAATCATCCAAATGTTCGTAAAATGCTTTGTTTTttaggataaattttgaacgCTTTTGTATTACAGGACGGAGGGAGCAAGCTTGTTAAATCAATCGATGAGAAATGAAATGGACAGAGGCGAAGGAATTTTTGTGGTGCTAGGCGCTGTTAGCCCTGCCCCATCATGAAAATGGACATTTTAAACTTCTGGCATTCTTTGTAGAAAATCAAATGTATATTAGAGATGGATGTGCCAGAAAAGTATAGTTAACGCAGACACAATTTATTCGTCAGCCAGATTACAAATCGAACAATATATATAGTTTCATTTTGCATCATATATGTTAAGTTTTCATCACAAAAACAAATCTATCAATACACGAGACTTTTTGTTACGTTTAGATGACTCGACGTACGTTGGCGGATGTTGACTTATTGCATGGCACGGATCAGCAGGATGCGCCTCTGTGCCGCCATTTACGAGGCGAAGGAGGTgaagccgtcgccggcggcgcgctggAACCGTGAGACGGCGCAGTCGGTGGCGAAGAGTCCCGACGAGCGGTACTTGTCCTCGCCGCCCATGACGGGCATCTTGGCGGCGATGTCGAGCTTGTTGACGTAGTCCGGGCGGTAAGTCTGGCCGAGcacgccgtcgacgccgccggtgAGTCCGTGGAACTTGTACCCGACGTCGAGGTGCACGAGGGTGTCCCTCTCCGTCTTGCCGTAGCTGTGGACGCGGGAGTCCTCGTCGGTGATGGGCACGGCGTTGGCGGAGATGATGAAGACGCCGGCGAGCTCGACGGTGACGGCGTTGGCGGCAGTGCCGGTTCGTGTGACCGACAGCCCGCGCACGGCCTTGGAGACCCAGCGCGCGTTCTCGGCGGGCTCGAGGTCGACGGGCTCGCCGTCGAGGGCCACGACGACGtggtcctcgtcctcgtcccactcggcggcgcggcgggcgccgaCGTAGAGCctgtggcggccgccgccgaaggTGACGCCGAGCGCCTGCACCCAGGTGAAGTCGCGGCCGGACTCGGCGTTGTGGTTGCCCATGAAGCGCGCGTTGATGTGGAGCTGGTCGTCGGTGACGAGGCAGAAGCTCTCCTCCTTCTTGCCGTGGAAGTAGAAGGTGTTGCCGTCCGCGCCGGTGAAGCGCGGGTCGCCGCACGAGGTGCCCGGCATCAGGTCACACACTGGCAGACAGAgaacacacacatatatacatatatataaatatacacACACATATGTACAGATATAAGTATG
This genomic window from Setaria viridis chromosome 8, Setaria_viridis_v4.0, whole genome shotgun sequence contains:
- the LOC117833668 gene encoding uncharacterized protein encodes the protein MAVRGGAVAVLLVVALALSCDAASAQFLRKKPKQPPQTSKPGNPKQLPPKGKYTTVKANKYHKRDYEITCTTDFGAACYVKCPARCPNKCLAYCAYCLTFCLCDLMPGTSCGDPRFTGADGNTFYFHGKKEESFCLVTDDQLHINARFMGNHNAESGRDFTWVQALGVTFGGGRHRLYVGARRAAEWDEDEDHVVVALDGEPVDLEPAENARWVSKAVRGLSVTRTGTAANAVTVELAGVFIISANAVPITDEDSRVHSYGKTERDTLVHLDVGYKFHGLTGGVDGVLGQTYRPDYVNKLDIAAKMPVMGGEDKYRSSGLFATDCAVSRFQRAAGDGFTSFAS